The genomic segment GATCGACTGGACAAGGTAAAGGTTTGACTGAGCTAGGAGGGGCCGCTGGCCGAGACACTTCtgtttaaattttaataaatgtaCTCGGTTAGAAGAGGGTCCCATAGGAAACAACTCAAGGAAGTCCTGGTTATGTTCTTTGCTCTGCTACATGGGGGAGGTGCTAACTAAACAGCTTATTTCATCTCCTGTGAATGGTCATTGCTGGGTGTATTGCACTGAGGTGCTCTGTAATGCTAATGGGCTGTGTTTAGATAAGACTAGTTCCAAGGGGGTGAACTTCTCTAGCCAGGTGGACTGGAGTTTACACCCAGTTCCTTTCACAGCTGATCAGAGTTTCTGAGGCGCTGGCAGCACCCCATTTCTGCCCCCCTCCAGGGCTGCCGCAATgttgtgattttctttttctctgacttggacaattttttttttttataggtcTTTCGATGTGAATCTTCGGGCCGTGTTTCATGTTTCCCAGGTGAGAAGGGACTGTGAACTGGAGTGGGATGCAGCCAGAGATAAGCTGACATTTCAGCTTCCCTGAAGCCATGTGTGCAATGGAAATAAAAGTCTTCATTAGGAGCCTTGCCTGCGTCTCCACTCCTTGTGAGCATCCACAAGAGCCTGACCTTGTTTGTGTATGTTGAACAGGCTGTGCTTGGTGTAGCTGATCCTGCTACACCCCCTAGTTCTGACCATGTCTCTTAGTTCAGAGCTGGGATGCGATTTGGGTAACTGCTCTGGCAAGATCTTCTAATCCCCCAAGAAGGCACCAACAGGCTGGGTTGGATGAGTCCCCACCACTTGTTCTCTGGTGCTGTGTTTCAGATCATTTCCCGGCAGATGATTGCACGAGGGGTGCAAGGAGCGATAGTGAACGTCTCGAGCCAGGCATCTCAGCGGGCTCTACAGGAGCATGCTGTCTACTGTGAGTGTCTCAGCTTCAGCACGCTCCACACCTGCCCATTAATCCATTCATGACCTATAGTAGCGGGAAGCCACAAGCACAGGGACCTGGGTTTGGATGCAGTGAATATGTTGACCTAGTTCAAGCCCAGGAATGGGTGCCACAAACATGTGTGACCCAGCCCAGGTGCTGTGCACTCAGCTTCTTCCTTCTGTTGGGTTTTATTGAAGGTTCTACAAAAAGTGCCTTAGATATGCTGACCAAGGTGATGGCTCTGGAGCTGGGACCCCACAAGGTAAGACCTAGTCTATGCAAGAGAGAAGGGAAGGTGCACGCTCTGAGATGGGGTGGGAGTGAGCAAGTGGACACAGTTTCTCTCAGGGCAGTTCAGTTACCTAATGTCCTGTTGTTGGTGACAGATCCGGGTGAACAGCGTGAACCCCACTGTGGTCATGACTGACATGGGGCGAATTAACTGGAGTGAGCCTCAGAAAGCTGCTGCCATGATCAGTCGAATTCCTCTGGGGAAGTTTGCAGGTCAGTGGTGGGGATTTGCTACTGGGGCTGGCTCCATATTCAGCTCATCTGCACCCTTAGTGCTTCCTTCTAATTGGCTGCTCAGCCATGTGTATCTGCCTCTCTCTGGCTAATGCCCTCCAGGCCCAGGAAGAGCAATGATACAGCTCTGCTCAAAGTTTGTGTCAGAGTCCTTGAAGCAGCTGTAGTGTTTCCACTTGGAGCAAGCAAGAACCAGTCAAGgttctcccctcctccaaaaACTTCCCAACGTGGGTTTGTTTTAGGGTGGGCGGGGGACATTTTTACCCTCCTCACCAGCAATAGGATTGAGCGCTGGAGGATAACAACACTCGATGCTATGACCCTGTCATCAGCTAACCATCCATCCTGGGAACACAGCAAGGGCTTCTGAATGCCAAGGGACCGGCCACACTGTCTCATTCGCTGCACCAGACAcagcccagtgcagggagggggaaatctcTCCCCTCTCAGTTATGTCTCCTTATTGGCCAAGAGGACACAACTGGAAGGCAGAATGATGGCAGGCTCTTGAAAGTATGTAGGTTTCTTTTCCTGCTGCTAGTGCAATTTGTGGGGTGCCTCAGCTGTTGCGCTCTCTCTGTGTCCTATTCCAGAGGTAGATGATGTGGTGAACAGCATCCTCTTCCTGCTGAGTGACAAGAGTGCTATGACAACAGGTGTCTCGCTGCTGGTTGATGGGGGTTTTCTCGTCTCCTAGGATGATACATCTGCACTGGCATCCCAAGGAGAGAATCATTC from the Chelonia mydas isolate rCheMyd1 chromosome 14, rCheMyd1.pri.v2, whole genome shotgun sequence genome contains:
- the DCXR gene encoding L-xylulose reductase is translated as MSRVRGGTRARRPPGMEPDPSFSGRRALVTGAGKGIGRAAALALSGAGAQVIALSRTQADLESLEREHTGIETLCVDLGDWDATEAALSKVGAVDLLVNNAAVAVLQPFLEVTKEAFDRSFDVNLRAVFHVSQIISRQMIARGVQGAIVNVSSQASQRALQEHAVYCSTKSALDMLTKVMALELGPHKIRVNSVNPTVVMTDMGRINWSEPQKAAAMISRIPLGKFAEVDDVVNSILFLLSDKSAMTTGVSLLVDGGFLVS